In a single window of the Gemmatimonadota bacterium genome:
- a CDS encoding sulfatase-like hydrolase/transferase, translating to MAPNIIFILTDDQGPWAAGCYGNPEIRTPNLDRIAATGIRFDNFFVTIPVCSPSRASFLTGRIPSQHGVHDWIREGNTGPDAASYLQDEICYTDILSEHGWT from the coding sequence ATGGCTCCCAACATCATCTTTATCCTCACCGATGATCAAGGACCCTGGGCTGCCGGATGTTATGGTAATCCAGAAATCCGCACCCCCAATCTCGACCGCATTGCTGCCACGGGTATTCGCTTCGACAATTTCTTTGTCACCATCCCCGTGTGTTCGCCCAGCCGCGCCTCTTTTCTCACCGGTCGCATACCCTCACAACACGGCGTACACGACTGGATCCGCGAAGGCAACACGGGTCCCGATGCAGCTTCTTATCTCCAGGACGAAATCTGCTATACCGACATCCTATCCGAACACGGCTGGAC
- a CDS encoding efflux RND transporter permease subunit, with the protein MKNAIEWFARNSVAANLLMVLILGGGILLVSRIRMEVFPEISQDMINVSMIYLGAAPEEVEEAICIRIEEAVLGLDGIKRITSTASENSGVVNIELEAGADMRKLLDDVKARVDAITTFPVETEKPVIREITNRRQVINVAISGPTDEKTLKTIGEQVRDDIATIPGITQVDLVSTRPYEIAIEVSENDLRRYDLTFSEIAMAVRRFSIDLPGGAIRTQGGEILLRTKGQAYRGKEFESLVLRSRPDGTYLRLGDVATVIDGFAETDQSAQFDAEPTVIVQIYRVGDQNALDITEKVKAYINNTQQRMPDGIKLTVWADSSRILNDRLELMLHNGQLGFILVFIALTMFLRLRLAFWVALGIPISFLGAIGLMPFFDISINMISLFAFIVVLGIVVDDAVIVGENIYRHYQMGKRGLRAAIDGAQEVYVPVIFAILTSIAAFSPLLTVEGSMGKIMRLIPMIVILTLIFSLIESLFILPAHLAHAKIDLKKDSDPPRKRAIVTLWQRVQNGVADGLLIAVDRYYRPFLEWALQWRYLTLAGGVATLFLTVGLVGGGWIKFVFFPNVEADRVAAMLTMPQGTPAEVTETAVRRLEASAQQLQREIESENSGSVFRHVFASVGEQPYRAAQGPPTGNAASFSSAHLGEVNIELVPSENRNIGSEEIARRWRELTGAIPDAVELTYSSSLFSSGEAINIQFSGPDYGELREVAEKFKSALNDYPGVFDIADSFRPGKEEVKLSLTRQAETLGITLADLARQVRQAFYGEEAQRIQRGRDDIRVMVRYPESERRSLGNLEDMRIRTPGGGEVPFSIAASAELGRGYASIRRADRQRVINVTSDVDISIANANEIIAECTRTVLPQILADHPRVRYDFEGQQREQAEMLQGLTQSFVIALLIIYILLAIPFKSYVQPLIVMGAIPFGIVGAVWGHVALGFNLSILSVFGIVALTGIVVNDSLVMVDFINKQREKGHALFDALREAGAVRFRPILLTSVTTFLGLTPLLLEKSLQAQFLVPMAISLGFGVLFATVITLLLVPISYNILEDIINAFYRLIGRERRAFRADINRAAD; encoded by the coding sequence ATGAAAAATGCCATTGAATGGTTTGCCCGAAACAGCGTGGCGGCCAATCTGTTGATGGTATTGATCCTGGGAGGTGGTATTCTTCTCGTATCCCGCATCCGCATGGAAGTCTTCCCAGAGATTTCACAGGATATGATCAATGTCTCCATGATCTATCTAGGGGCTGCTCCCGAAGAAGTCGAAGAAGCCATCTGCATACGCATCGAAGAAGCTGTGCTGGGTCTCGACGGCATTAAGCGCATCACCTCCACGGCATCGGAGAACAGCGGTGTTGTCAACATCGAACTCGAGGCGGGTGCCGATATGCGAAAATTGCTCGACGATGTCAAAGCCCGCGTAGATGCCATCACCACTTTTCCGGTGGAAACGGAAAAACCCGTCATTCGAGAAATCACCAACCGCCGCCAGGTCATCAACGTTGCTATCTCGGGACCGACAGATGAAAAAACCCTCAAAACAATTGGCGAGCAAGTCAGAGACGACATTGCAACCATTCCCGGTATCACACAGGTAGATCTCGTCAGCACACGCCCTTACGAAATCGCTATCGAAGTCTCGGAAAATGACCTGAGGCGTTACGACCTCACCTTTAGCGAAATTGCCATGGCCGTGAGGCGTTTCTCGATCGATCTGCCCGGCGGCGCCATTCGAACACAGGGTGGCGAAATCCTATTGCGCACCAAAGGGCAAGCATATCGAGGCAAAGAATTTGAATCGCTCGTCTTGCGTTCTCGCCCCGATGGCACGTACCTTCGTCTGGGCGATGTCGCCACAGTCATCGACGGGTTTGCAGAAACCGATCAATCTGCTCAATTTGATGCAGAACCCACTGTAATTGTCCAGATTTATCGCGTAGGCGATCAAAATGCTCTGGACATTACCGAAAAAGTCAAAGCCTATATCAATAATACACAACAGCGCATGCCCGATGGCATCAAACTCACCGTCTGGGCAGACTCTTCTCGCATCTTAAATGACCGCCTGGAACTCATGCTGCACAATGGTCAACTGGGTTTTATCCTCGTCTTTATCGCGCTGACGATGTTTCTCCGATTGCGCCTCGCCTTCTGGGTTGCTCTGGGCATTCCCATCTCATTTCTCGGCGCAATCGGCCTGATGCCCTTCTTCGACATCTCCATCAACATGATCTCCCTTTTTGCATTTATCGTGGTGCTCGGCATTGTCGTAGATGATGCGGTCATCGTAGGAGAAAATATCTATCGCCATTACCAAATGGGCAAACGCGGTTTGCGCGCCGCCATTGATGGCGCGCAAGAAGTATATGTTCCCGTCATTTTTGCTATCCTCACATCTATTGCAGCCTTCTCTCCCCTGCTCACCGTTGAAGGGAGCATGGGAAAAATCATGAGACTCATTCCCATGATTGTTATCCTTACCCTCATATTTTCCCTCATCGAATCGCTCTTTATTTTACCAGCACACCTCGCGCACGCCAAAATAGATTTAAAAAAAGACAGCGATCCCCCGCGCAAACGCGCCATTGTCACTCTGTGGCAACGCGTTCAAAATGGCGTGGCCGATGGTTTACTCATCGCTGTTGACCGCTATTATCGTCCCTTTCTCGAATGGGCACTCCAATGGCGGTATCTGACCCTCGCTGGGGGTGTTGCCACGCTCTTTCTCACCGTGGGTCTCGTTGGCGGTGGATGGATCAAGTTCGTCTTTTTTCCCAACGTCGAAGCCGACAGAGTCGCGGCCATGCTCACTATGCCCCAGGGCACACCTGCCGAGGTGACAGAAACCGCAGTGCGCCGCCTGGAGGCGTCAGCGCAGCAACTCCAACGGGAAATCGAAAGCGAGAATTCGGGTTCGGTATTTCGCCATGTCTTCGCATCCGTGGGCGAACAACCCTATCGCGCAGCACAAGGCCCGCCCACCGGGAATGCCGCCTCATTTTCATCAGCACATCTGGGCGAAGTCAATATTGAACTCGTGCCTTCAGAAAATCGCAATATCGGCAGTGAAGAAATTGCCAGACGTTGGCGCGAACTCACTGGCGCTATTCCCGACGCGGTCGAACTGACCTATTCATCCTCGCTATTTTCATCTGGAGAAGCCATCAATATCCAGTTCTCAGGCCCCGACTACGGCGAATTGCGCGAAGTCGCCGAAAAATTCAAAAGCGCGTTGAATGACTATCCCGGTGTCTTTGACATCGCCGATTCATTTCGCCCGGGGAAAGAGGAAGTAAAACTCTCTCTCACCCGACAGGCCGAAACTCTGGGCATCACATTGGCCGACCTCGCACGCCAGGTCAGACAGGCATTTTACGGCGAAGAAGCGCAACGCATTCAGCGCGGGCGCGACGACATCCGCGTGATGGTGCGCTATCCCGAATCAGAGCGTCGGTCTCTGGGTAACCTCGAAGACATGCGCATTCGCACGCCCGGCGGAGGCGAAGTGCCCTTCTCAATCGCCGCGAGTGCCGAACTCGGTCGGGGCTACGCATCCATCCGGCGCGCCGACCGCCAGAGAGTTATCAACGTTACTTCCGATGTCGATATAAGCATCGCCAATGCAAACGAAATCATCGCCGAATGCACCCGCACTGTCTTGCCTCAAATACTGGCAGACCACCCCCGCGTGCGCTACGATTTTGAAGGCCAGCAAAGAGAACAGGCCGAAATGCTACAGGGACTGACCCAAAGCTTTGTTATCGCCTTACTGATCATTTATATTTTGCTCGCCATTCCCTTCAAATCCTATGTCCAACCCCTAATTGTGATGGGGGCCATCCCATTTGGAATCGTCGGCGCAGTCTGGGGGCATGTCGCTCTTGGATTTAATCTCTCTATTCTCTCCGTATTCGGCATCGTTGCACTTACAGGTATCGTCGTCAATGACAGCCTGGTCATGGTCGATTTTATCAACAAACAACGCGAAAAAGGCCACGCACTTTTCGATGCACTCCGAGAAGCTGGCGCTGTGCGTTTCCGCCCCATACTCTTGACCTCAGTCACGACATTTCTCGGCCTCACGCCCCTGCTATTGGAAAAAAGCCTTCAGGCACAATTCCTGGTGCCGATGGCTATATCCCTCGGCTTTGGCGTTCTCTTTGCAACCGTCATCACCCTCTTACTCGTCCCCATCAGCTACAATATTCTCGAAGACATCATCAACGCCTTTTATCGCCTCATCGGGCGCGAACGCCGCGCATTCCGCGCAGATATAAATCGCGCTGCCGATTAA
- a CDS encoding efflux RND transporter periplasmic adaptor subunit gives MKLKILLPIIVLIIGMLGAFALVKSREVVQPKPTEVPPPLVRVQSVYFTDFQLIIPAQGTVAPRTQTTLVSQVAGQIIKVSPAFANGGFFEKGDVLLTIDPRDYEVAVAQAQVQVAQAKLRLAREEEEAAIARDEWKRLGNGDPTDLVLRKPQIDEARATIAAAEGALMRANLNLERTQIRAPYPGRVRTKNADVGQYVNPGSPLGHIYAIDYAEVRLPVSDDQLAYLDLPLSFRNNPHHNSGPDVRFHATFAGREHIYMGRIVRIEGEIDARSGMIALVGRVDNPYRQRDSNTPPFAVGMFVTAEILGHRAENVVVIPRAALREKNRVLVVTGNRLYYRTIDILRADAEKVVVKSGLKSGEQLCVSPLDTVVDGMRVRTVRTGGTQ, from the coding sequence GTGAAACTCAAAATCCTCCTTCCCATCATTGTCCTGATTATCGGTATGCTGGGAGCTTTTGCACTGGTCAAAAGCCGAGAAGTCGTCCAGCCTAAACCAACAGAAGTGCCCCCGCCGCTCGTGCGAGTTCAATCCGTTTATTTTACAGACTTTCAACTCATTATTCCAGCGCAAGGCACGGTTGCCCCGCGCACGCAAACCACACTCGTTTCACAAGTGGCAGGCCAGATCATTAAAGTATCACCAGCATTTGCCAACGGGGGATTTTTTGAAAAAGGCGATGTCCTGCTCACCATTGATCCGCGCGATTACGAAGTCGCGGTTGCACAGGCACAGGTTCAGGTCGCACAGGCCAAATTGCGATTGGCACGCGAAGAAGAAGAAGCCGCAATTGCCCGCGACGAATGGAAACGCCTGGGCAATGGAGATCCAACCGATCTCGTCTTGCGCAAGCCACAAATTGACGAAGCCCGTGCGACCATTGCCGCTGCCGAAGGGGCATTAATGCGCGCCAATCTCAACCTTGAACGCACGCAAATCAGAGCGCCATATCCCGGACGCGTTCGCACCAAAAATGCCGATGTCGGGCAATACGTCAACCCGGGTTCACCGCTCGGCCATATTTATGCCATCGACTATGCCGAAGTGCGCCTGCCCGTGTCCGATGACCAGCTCGCTTATTTGGACCTGCCGCTCTCCTTTCGCAATAATCCCCATCATAATTCAGGCCCCGATGTGCGTTTCCACGCCACATTTGCCGGGCGGGAACACATCTATATGGGACGCATTGTGCGCATTGAAGGTGAAATTGATGCGCGCTCTGGCATGATCGCGCTCGTCGGGCGCGTAGATAACCCATACCGCCAGCGCGATAGCAACACGCCGCCATTCGCTGTGGGTATGTTTGTCACGGCAGAAATCCTGGGCCACCGCGCGGAAAACGTCGTGGTCATCCCGCGCGCTGCACTGCGCGAAAAAAATCGCGTCCTCGTGGTCACGGGCAATCGCCTCTATTATCGAACCATCGACATCTTGCGCGCTGACGCAGAAAAAGTCGTTGTTAAAAGCGGTCTAAAATCGGGTGAGCAACTCTGCGTATCGCCGCTCGATACCGTCGTCGATGGCATGCGCGTGCGCACCGTGCGCACTGGAGGTACACAATGA
- a CDS encoding RNA polymerase sigma factor RpoD/SigA, producing MISEMNQHRRQALHKAPVCTSPYAGDEPSLAYYYKEIERHPLLTPDEEKALTEQIALGNLPGASARVRRAGEHAREKLITSNLRFVIHVAKNFVNQGLPMADLINEGNMGLMTAARKFKPEKGYKFITYAVWWIRQNILKALEVQTRSIRIPGNVVNDLNKLRKVEADLTQHLDRQPDADELARETDLPIKKVTHTLESAYNTVSLDTPMYDEATNSAPRTVTLQETLSDPQTLSPEDAYIQDTMHNDIHNALGALPDRDRQILHLYYGFSDPAERTEVSSSKPATYQQIGNKLGVSRERVRQLKEEALNRLRHPTHSKRLATYCS from the coding sequence ATGATTTCCGAAATGAACCAGCATCGCAGACAGGCTCTTCACAAAGCCCCAGTATGTACCTCACCCTATGCGGGCGATGAACCCTCTTTGGCCTATTACTACAAGGAGATCGAACGACATCCACTGCTCACGCCGGACGAAGAGAAAGCCCTGACAGAGCAAATAGCCCTGGGCAATCTGCCAGGCGCGAGCGCTCGTGTTCGGCGGGCAGGTGAACACGCCCGCGAAAAGCTCATCACCAGCAACCTGCGCTTCGTCATTCACGTTGCCAAAAATTTTGTGAATCAAGGGCTTCCCATGGCCGATCTCATCAATGAAGGCAACATGGGACTGATGACTGCCGCCCGCAAATTCAAACCCGAAAAAGGTTACAAGTTCATCACTTACGCAGTCTGGTGGATCCGACAGAACATCCTCAAAGCCCTTGAAGTCCAAACCCGATCCATCCGGATTCCCGGCAATGTTGTCAACGACCTCAACAAATTGCGCAAAGTTGAAGCTGACCTGACTCAGCACCTCGACCGACAACCCGATGCCGACGAACTCGCCCGAGAAACCGATCTGCCCATCAAAAAAGTCACACACACCCTCGAATCGGCTTACAACACCGTATCGCTGGATACGCCAATGTACGATGAAGCCACAAACTCTGCACCACGCACTGTCACCCTGCAAGAAACTCTGTCAGATCCCCAAACACTGTCTCCAGAAGACGCCTATATTCAAGACACGATGCACAATGATATACACAACGCGCTCGGTGCCTTGCCCGATCGCGATCGGCAAATTCTACATCTCTATTACGGTTTCAGCGACCCGGCAGAACGCACCGAAGTCAGCAGTTCAAAACCCGCGACTTATCAACAAATAGGCAACAAACTGGGGGTGAGTAGAGAACGGGTGCGCCAACTCAAAGAAGAGGCACTCAATCGGCTGCGGCATCCCACCCATAGCAAACGGCTTGCGACCTATTGTAGTTAA
- a CDS encoding 6-carboxytetrahydropterin synthase, with amino-acid sequence MGKGKFSSTKTYRDLPCAHRQGYHDGHCRFVHGYNREITFYFTCDELDENHFVVDFSKLKKLKTWLEHMFDHTMLINENDPEREFFEEMHRRELIDLRIMPNVGMEASSKFVFDYADKLVRDMTHNRCWVYKVETRENMKNSGIYELVDG; translated from the coding sequence ATGGGAAAGGGAAAATTCTCATCGACAAAAACCTATCGCGATTTGCCCTGTGCACATCGCCAGGGATACCACGACGGTCACTGTCGCTTTGTTCACGGATACAACCGCGAGATCACGTTTTATTTTACCTGCGACGAACTCGACGAAAATCACTTTGTCGTCGATTTTAGCAAGCTCAAGAAACTAAAAACGTGGTTAGAGCACATGTTTGACCACACAATGCTCATCAACGAAAATGATCCCGAACGCGAATTTTTTGAAGAAATGCACCGCCGGGAACTGATCGATCTGCGAATTATGCCCAACGTTGGCATGGAAGCGTCATCAAAATTTGTCTTTGATTATGCCGACAAACTCGTGCGCGACATGACCCACAACCGATGCTGGGTCTATAAAGTTGAAACCCGTGAAAACATGAAAAACTCGGGCATATACGAACTCGTAGATGGCTGA
- a CDS encoding NAD(P)-dependent oxidoreductase has product MSGQKHILITGGAGFVAGMLRQYWGATYRLRLADVNPVENLAGHEEFVQMDITNLDEFQAACRGIHTVIHLAADRSPRADFYETLLDLNIIGAYNAFHAAHLCGCKRIVFASSVNAVLGYPGDSSIEWDVPVFPTNVYGATKCWGEALARVYSATHGLSCICVRLGGPRWNADEIYDPDKPSILISPRDTAQLFQKCVEADTDFAIVHGVSDHKKSYLGIDSTRKVLGYTPQDGTAQRP; this is encoded by the coding sequence ATGTCCGGACAAAAACACATTCTCATCACAGGTGGTGCGGGCTTTGTCGCTGGCATGTTGCGCCAGTACTGGGGCGCGACCTATCGCCTTCGGCTTGCAGATGTGAACCCGGTTGAAAATCTTGCAGGTCACGAAGAATTTGTCCAGATGGATATTACCAATCTCGACGAATTTCAAGCTGCTTGTCGAGGCATTCATACCGTAATACACCTCGCAGCCGACCGCAGTCCGCGTGCCGACTTTTACGAAACCTTGCTCGACCTCAATATTATTGGCGCATACAACGCCTTTCACGCTGCGCACCTGTGCGGTTGTAAGCGCATTGTTTTTGCCAGTTCTGTCAATGCCGTTTTGGGCTACCCGGGCGATTCCTCCATTGAATGGGATGTACCCGTATTTCCCACCAATGTCTATGGTGCCACCAAATGCTGGGGCGAAGCCCTTGCGCGGGTATATTCCGCAACCCACGGACTGTCCTGCATCTGTGTGCGCCTGGGCGGCCCGAGATGGAATGCCGATGAAATTTACGACCCAGACAAACCCAGCATACTCATCAGCCCCAGAGATACCGCACAACTTTTTCAAAAATGCGTGGAAGCAGATACCGACTTTGCCATTGTACATGGCGTATCTGATCACAAAAAATCCTATCTCGGAATTGATAGCACCAGGAAGGTATTGGGCTACACCCCACAAGATGGCACCGCGCAAAGGCCGTAA
- a CDS encoding phytanoyl-CoA dioxygenase family protein, which translates to MSNLTEPILNEVEVDYFRRHGYIVRTDLLTDEERDEFIALFDRDREQFVFRWHPYGYHQQANYDALVTTPEFDRVIRHPKILAAIEQLMGGPVCFGEIGARYMHPYDGELHRSWHRDRPHWDEHPLRMDYIQLMLYLTDVGADTHCFSLSPESVYEPALEDKEAQLKRGGITDIHGPAGTVCLFNVAALHTATTRPTHQDRKTLQIYYGHRDRKYLANDSVIPPIFWRDHEDPEVRAFYGNLNEVSNIYNKAFGIQP; encoded by the coding sequence ATGTCCAATTTAACCGAACCCATCCTCAACGAAGTCGAAGTCGATTATTTTCGGCGTCATGGATATATCGTGCGCACCGATTTGCTCACCGATGAGGAGCGCGACGAATTTATCGCCCTATTTGATCGCGACCGCGAGCAATTTGTGTTTCGCTGGCATCCCTATGGCTACCACCAGCAAGCCAATTATGACGCACTCGTCACCACGCCCGAATTTGACCGCGTGATCCGTCATCCAAAAATCCTCGCTGCAATCGAACAACTCATGGGTGGTCCGGTTTGTTTTGGCGAAATAGGTGCGCGTTACATGCACCCTTACGACGGCGAACTACACCGCAGTTGGCACCGCGACCGCCCCCACTGGGACGAGCATCCACTCCGAATGGACTATATCCAACTCATGCTCTACCTCACAGACGTCGGTGCAGACACTCACTGCTTCTCACTCTCCCCCGAATCGGTTTACGAACCCGCGCTCGAAGACAAAGAAGCGCAACTCAAACGCGGCGGCATCACCGATATTCACGGCCCCGCAGGCACGGTCTGTCTCTTCAATGTCGCGGCACTACACACAGCCACCACGCGACCGACGCACCAAGACCGCAAAACCCTGCAAATCTACTACGGACACCGCGACCGCAAATACCTGGCCAATGACTCCGTCATCCCTCCCATCTTCTGGCGCGACCACGAAGACCCCGAAGTGCGCGCCTTTTACGGCAACCTCAACGAAGTCTCCAATATTTACAACAAAGCATTTGGAATCCAGCCCTGA
- a CDS encoding glycerate kinase, giving the protein MRIYDIETMRTHAREIFDTAVKAVDAEQCVRQFVSLDGDILRVGDQNYDLSVYRRILVVGTGKASPQMGVALEDILGDRISDGSMNTKYDHALPLKHIDIVECGHPVPDESGVDGVGRMVRLLEEADENTLVICLISGGGSALAPAPAEGLTLADKQETTSLLLACGANIVELNAIRKHLSRLKGGGLARAAFPATVVALMLSDVIGDPMDVIASGPTVPDTATFKTCMDILDKYELVDKIPESVRLRLQAGLAGDIEDTPKPGDAALSRVQNLVVGSNGLAVAAANNKAMELGYNTLVLSTCIEGEAREVAYVYAGIAKEIVTSGQPLAAPACVIAGGETTVLVRGDGKGGRNQEIPLSGAIQLAGWDNVVLFSGGTDGTDGPTDAAGAVADGQTIARAEALGLSAIAHLKNNDSYHFFKPLDDLIITGATGTNVADVALVMVGNA; this is encoded by the coding sequence ATGCGTATTTACGACATTGAAACCATGCGCACACACGCGCGTGAGATTTTTGATACGGCAGTCAAAGCAGTTGATGCCGAACAGTGCGTACGGCAATTTGTATCGCTGGATGGCGATATTTTGCGCGTGGGCGATCAAAATTATGACTTAAGTGTTTACCGCCGCATTCTGGTCGTGGGCACGGGCAAAGCCTCACCGCAAATGGGCGTAGCTCTGGAAGATATATTGGGTGATCGCATCTCCGATGGATCTATGAATACAAAATACGACCACGCATTGCCCTTAAAACATATCGACATAGTGGAATGCGGCCATCCCGTACCAGATGAATCGGGAGTTGACGGCGTCGGGCGCATGGTGCGCCTGCTGGAAGAAGCGGATGAAAACACACTGGTGATTTGTTTAATTTCCGGTGGCGGCTCGGCACTTGCGCCCGCACCTGCTGAAGGATTAACGCTTGCAGACAAACAAGAGACGACGAGCCTATTGTTAGCCTGTGGTGCAAATATTGTAGAACTCAACGCCATCCGCAAACACCTGTCGCGCCTAAAAGGCGGGGGGTTAGCGCGTGCGGCTTTTCCCGCGACCGTAGTCGCGCTGATGTTATCAGATGTGATTGGCGATCCCATGGATGTCATTGCATCTGGTCCCACGGTGCCGGATACCGCGACATTTAAAACGTGTATGGATATCCTGGACAAATACGAATTGGTCGATAAAATACCCGAAAGTGTTCGGCTGCGACTACAAGCCGGTTTAGCTGGAGATATTGAAGATACGCCCAAGCCCGGCGACGCGGCACTGTCCAGAGTTCAAAATCTCGTGGTGGGCAGCAATGGCCTGGCAGTGGCGGCGGCGAATAACAAAGCGATGGAATTGGGGTATAATACCCTGGTATTATCTACGTGCATTGAGGGCGAGGCGAGAGAAGTCGCTTATGTATATGCGGGTATTGCCAAAGAAATTGTGACATCTGGACAGCCCCTTGCGGCGCCCGCCTGCGTAATTGCTGGCGGAGAAACAACCGTACTGGTGCGCGGAGATGGCAAGGGCGGACGCAATCAAGAGATACCACTCTCTGGCGCGATTCAATTGGCAGGATGGGACAATGTCGTACTGTTTAGCGGAGGCACCGATGGCACCGATGGACCAACCGATGCCGCGGGCGCCGTAGCCGATGGACAAACCATTGCGCGCGCAGAAGCACTGGGACTTTCCGCGATCGCACATTTAAAAAACAATGATTCCTACCACTTTTTTAAACCACTGGACGACCTGATCATCACCGGAGCAACCGGAACCAATGTAGCAGATGTCGCGCTGGTAATGGTCGGAAATGCATAA